Proteins encoded within one genomic window of Citricoccus muralis:
- the clpB gene encoding ATP-dependent chaperone ClpB yields MDAQFTTKSQEALSAAAMNASTAGNPQIEPVHLLKAVMDQRGSVAVGVLKAAGVDPDVISTAASTAIKSLPATSGDSVAQAKLSRTGLQVVQAAQAQAQEMGDQYVSTEHLLLGLTADSGAAGQALRDAGATLEALKAAVTSVRGDTRVTSPDPEGTFQALEQYGTDLTEVARSGKLDPVIGRDAEIRRVVQVLSRRTKNNPVLIGEPGVGKTAVVEGLAQRMVAGDVPESLRGKTLISLDLSAMVAGAKYRGEFEERLKAVLEEIKRSDGQIVTFIDEIHTVVGAGGSSDGSMDAGNMLKPMLARGELRLIGATTLDEYRENIEKDPALERRFQQVYVGEPSVDDTVAILRGLKERYEAHHKVAITDAALVAAANLSNRYISGRQLPDKAIDLVDEAASRLRMEIDSAPEEIDQLRRAVDRLTMEELALENETDAASVERLAALREELADRKEELSALKAQWEEEKSQLNRAGDLRAKLDELRSEAEKAQRNGDLAEASRILYGEIPTLEQQLAAQEEAESQGPKTATMVSEEVSAQDIAEVISAWTGIPAGRMLTSEQEKLLRMEDELGHRLIGQRAAVQSVSDAVRRSRAGIADPNRPIGSFLFLGPTGVGKTELAKSLAEFLFDDDHAMVRIDMSEYAEKHSVSRLVGAPPGYVGYDEGGQLTEAVRRRPYSVILLDEVEKAHPEVFDILLQVLDDGRLTDGQGRTVDFRNVILILTSNLGSQFLVDPNLSAEEKTEAVDQVVRSAFKPEFLNRLDDIIHFEPLGVEDLTRIVDLQVQVLAERLAERRLSLDVTDAAKEWLALTGYDPAYGARPLRRLIQREIGDQLAKALLRGDVQDGDTVRVDRDSAEDADGLTITSQR; encoded by the coding sequence ATGGACGCACAGTTCACCACGAAATCTCAGGAGGCGCTCTCCGCCGCGGCGATGAACGCTTCCACTGCGGGTAACCCGCAGATCGAGCCGGTCCACCTGCTTAAAGCAGTCATGGATCAACGAGGATCGGTGGCCGTGGGCGTATTGAAAGCCGCCGGTGTCGACCCCGACGTCATCTCCACCGCCGCATCGACCGCCATCAAGTCGTTGCCTGCTACCTCGGGTGACTCCGTCGCCCAGGCGAAACTTTCGCGTACTGGGCTTCAGGTGGTGCAGGCCGCACAAGCCCAGGCCCAAGAGATGGGGGATCAGTATGTATCTACCGAGCACCTGCTGCTTGGTCTGACCGCCGACTCCGGTGCAGCCGGACAGGCACTACGAGATGCCGGCGCCACGCTGGAGGCTCTCAAGGCTGCGGTCACGTCTGTGCGCGGAGATACCCGCGTCACCAGCCCAGATCCCGAGGGAACCTTCCAAGCATTGGAACAGTACGGTACCGATCTGACCGAGGTGGCCCGCTCCGGCAAGCTCGACCCGGTGATCGGCCGTGACGCCGAAATCCGGCGGGTGGTGCAGGTACTCTCGCGGCGCACTAAAAACAACCCCGTGCTCATTGGTGAGCCCGGCGTCGGCAAGACCGCTGTCGTCGAGGGCCTCGCCCAGCGCATGGTGGCCGGCGACGTCCCAGAATCGCTGCGTGGCAAGACACTGATCTCCCTGGACCTGAGTGCCATGGTGGCCGGCGCCAAATACCGCGGTGAGTTCGAGGAACGTCTCAAGGCGGTGCTCGAGGAAATCAAGCGCTCCGATGGACAGATCGTCACCTTTATCGACGAGATCCACACCGTGGTCGGGGCGGGCGGGTCATCCGATGGGTCGATGGACGCGGGCAATATGCTTAAGCCCATGCTGGCTCGCGGCGAGCTACGGCTCATCGGTGCTACCACCCTGGATGAGTATCGCGAGAACATCGAGAAGGACCCAGCCCTGGAGCGCCGCTTCCAGCAGGTCTACGTGGGCGAGCCTTCGGTGGATGACACCGTCGCCATTCTGCGCGGATTGAAGGAGCGTTACGAGGCACACCATAAGGTGGCGATCACCGATGCCGCGCTGGTGGCTGCCGCGAATCTCTCCAACCGCTACATTTCCGGGCGTCAGCTACCGGATAAAGCCATTGACCTGGTGGATGAGGCTGCATCCCGGCTGCGCATGGAGATCGACTCGGCTCCCGAGGAAATTGATCAGCTGCGCCGCGCTGTCGATCGTCTCACCATGGAGGAACTAGCGTTGGAGAACGAGACCGACGCCGCCTCCGTGGAACGTCTGGCCGCACTACGCGAAGAGTTGGCGGACCGTAAGGAAGAACTGTCCGCGCTCAAGGCCCAGTGGGAAGAGGAGAAGTCCCAGCTCAACCGGGCCGGTGATCTGCGCGCTAAGCTCGACGAGCTACGCTCTGAGGCAGAGAAAGCCCAGCGCAACGGCGACCTGGCCGAGGCGTCTCGCATCCTCTACGGCGAGATCCCCACTCTGGAGCAGCAGCTCGCCGCTCAAGAGGAAGCCGAGTCTCAGGGGCCCAAGACCGCGACCATGGTCTCCGAAGAGGTTTCCGCGCAGGACATCGCCGAGGTGATCTCCGCGTGGACCGGTATTCCGGCCGGACGAATGCTCACCTCCGAGCAGGAGAAGTTGCTGCGCATGGAAGACGAGCTGGGTCATCGGCTCATCGGTCAGCGCGCTGCTGTGCAGTCGGTGTCGGACGCGGTGCGGCGCTCGCGGGCCGGAATCGCGGACCCGAACCGGCCGATCGGTTCGTTCCTGTTCCTTGGTCCCACCGGTGTGGGTAAAACCGAGCTGGCCAAGTCGCTGGCGGAGTTTCTCTTCGACGACGATCACGCCATGGTACGCATCGACATGTCCGAATACGCGGAGAAGCACTCCGTCTCCCGGCTGGTGGGTGCCCCTCCCGGCTACGTCGGCTACGACGAGGGCGGTCAGCTCACCGAAGCCGTGCGCCGTCGTCCCTACTCGGTGATTCTGCTCGACGAGGTGGAGAAGGCTCACCCGGAGGTCTTCGACATTCTGCTGCAGGTGCTCGACGACGGTCGGCTCACCGATGGGCAGGGCCGCACCGTGGACTTCCGCAACGTGATCCTGATCTTGACCTCGAACCTGGGCTCGCAGTTCCTGGTGGACCCGAACCTCTCCGCAGAGGAGAAGACCGAAGCGGTGGATCAGGTGGTGAGGTCCGCGTTCAAGCCGGAGTTCCTGAACCGGTTGGATGACATCATCCATTTCGAGCCGCTCGGGGTGGAAGACCTCACCCGGATTGTGGATCTGCAGGTCCAAGTGCTGGCCGAACGGCTCGCTGAGCGCCGGCTTTCTCTGGACGTCACAGACGCTGCGAAGGAATGGCTGGCACTCACTGGCTACGATCCGGCTTATGGTGCCCGGCCGTTGCGCCGCCTGATCCAGCGCGAAATCGGCGACCAGCTGGCCAAGGCGCTGCTGCGCGGGGACGTCCAAGACGGCGACACCGTGCGGGTGGACCGCGACAGCGCCGAGGACGCCGACGGCCTGACCATCACCTCCCAGCGGTGA